A genomic region of Procambarus clarkii isolate CNS0578487 chromosome 30, FALCON_Pclarkii_2.0, whole genome shotgun sequence contains the following coding sequences:
- the LOC138369996 gene encoding clumping factor A-like, with the protein MDIASGKESASGTESASGIESASGTESASSMESASGMESALGMESASGMESASDVENASGTESASGMESASGMESVSGMESASGMESASGMESASGEESASGMESASDTESASNMESASGVESASGMESASGMESASGTESTSGMESASGMESASGMESASGMKSASCMESASGMESASSMESASGVESA; encoded by the exons ATGGATATTGCATCAGGTAAGGAGAGTGCCTCAGGTAcggagagtgcatcaggtataGAGAGTGCATCAGGTACGGAGAGTGCATCAAGTatggagagtgcctcaggtatggagagtgccttaggtatggagagtgcctcag gtatggagagtgcatcagaTGTGGAGAATGCCTCAGGAAcggagagtgcatcaggtatggagagtgcatcaggtatggagagtgtatcaggtatggagagtgcatcaggtatggagagtgcctcaggtatggagagtgcatcaggtgaggagagtgcctcaggtatggagagtgcctcaGATACGGAGAGTGCCTCGAatatggagagtgcatcaggtgtggaaagtgcctcaggtatggagagtgcatcaggtatggaAAGTGCCTCAGGAACGGAGAGtacatcaggtatggagagtgcctcaggtatggagagtgcatcaggtatggagagtgcctcaGGAATGAAGAGTGCATCAtgtatggagagtgcatcaggtatggagagtgcatcaagtatggagagtgcatcaggtgtGGAGAGTGCCTAA
- the LOC138369994 gene encoding clumping factor A-like codes for MDIASGKESASGTESASGIESASGTESASSMESASGMESALGMESASGMESASGVESTSGMESASGVESASGMENASGMESASGTESTSDMESASGMESASG; via the coding sequence ATGGATATTGCATCAGGTAAGGAGAGTGCCTCAGGTAcggagagtgcatcaggtataGAGAGTGCATCAGGTACGGAGAGTGCATCAAGTatggagagtgcctcaggtatggagagtgccttaggtatggagagtgcctcaggtatggagagtgcatcaggtgtggagagtacatcaggtatggagagtgcatcaggtgtggaaagtgcctcaggtatggagaATGCATCAGGTATGGAAAGTGCCTCAGGAACGGAGAGTACATCAGATatggagagtgcctcaggtatggagagtgcatcaggttag
- the LOC138369993 gene encoding clumping factor A-like, whose protein sequence is MESASGMESASGMESASGMESASGMESASCMESASGMESASSMESASGVESASGMEIISGMESASGMESASGMESASGTEMASGIESASGMESASDMESASGMESASGVESASGMESASGMERASGM, encoded by the coding sequence atggagagtgcatcaggtatggagagtgcctcaggcatggagagtgcatcaggtatggagagtgcctcaGGAATGGAGAGTGCATCAtgtatggagagtgcatcaggtatggagagtgcatcaagtatggagagtgcatcaggtgtGGAGAGTGCCTCAGGGATGGAGATTatatcaggtatggagagtgcctcaggtatggagagtgcatcaggcatggagagtgcatcaggtacGGAGATGGCATCAGGTATTgagagtgcctcaggtatggagagtgcatcagatatggagagtgcctcaggtatggagagtgcatcaggtgtggaaagtgcctcaggtatggagagtgcatcaggtatggagaggGCCTCAGGAATGTAG
- the LOC138369999 gene encoding uro-adherence factor A-like, whose protein sequence is MESASGMESTSGMESASGMESASGMESASDIESASGMESASGVESPSGMERASGMESASGMESTSGMESASGMEIVSGMERASGMESASGMESASGMESASCMESASGNESASSIESASGVESASGMEIASGMDSSSGMESASGIESASGTVSASECIAYGECIRYGECIRYGKCIRYGVCIRYGECLRYGECFMYGECIRYGECLRYGECFMYGECIRCGECLRYGECLRFGEGIRCGECLRYGDCIRYGECLRYGECIRLGECIRYGDCIRYGECLRYGERIKYGKCIRYGECLRYGECLRYGECIRCGECLRYGECIRYGEPASGIVSVHQVCRVCIRYGECIRHGECIRNGECIRYGECLRYGECLRYGECASGMESVSGMESVSGMESVHQV, encoded by the exons atggagagtgcatcaggtatggagagtacctcaggtatggagagtgcctcaggtatggagagtgcctcaggtatggagagtgcatcagatatagagagtgcctcaggtatggagagtgcatcaggtgtGGAAAGTCCTTCAGGTATGGAGAGggcatcaggtatggagagtgcctcaGGAATGGAGAGTacgtcaggtatggagagtgcctcaggtatggagaTTGTATCAGGTATGGAGAGggcctcaggtatggagagtgcatcaggtatggagagtgcctcaGGAATGGAGAGTGCATCAtgtatggagagtgcatcaggtaaCGAGAGTGCATCAAGTATAGAGAGTGCATCAGGTGtggagagtgcctcaggtatggagaTCGCATCAGGTATGGATAGTtcctcaggtatggagagtgcatcaggtattgagagtgcatcaggtacggtgagtgcatcag AGTGCATCGCGTATGGAGAGTGCAttaggtatggagagtgcatcagaTATGGAAAGTGCATCAGGTATGGAGtgtgcatcaggtatggagagtgcctcaggtatggagagtgcttcatgtatggagagtgcatcag gtatggagagtgcctcaggtatggagagtgcttcatgtatggagagtgcatcaggtgtggagagtgcctcaggtatggagagtgcctcaGGTTTGGAGAGGGCATCAGGTGtggagagtgcctcaggtatggagattgcatcaggtatggagagtgcctcaggtatggagagtgcatcaggttAGGAGAGTGCATCAGGTACGGAGAttgcatcaggtatggagagtgcctcaggtatggagagCGCATCAAGTATGGAAAGTgtatcaggtatggagagtgcctcaggtatggagagtgcctcaggtatggagagtgcatcaggtgtggagagtgcctcaggtatggagagtgcatcaggtatggagagcCTGCATCAGGTATAGTGAGTGTACATCAGGTATGTAGAGtgtgcatcaggtatggagagtgcatcaggcATGGAGAGTGCATCAGAAATGGAGAGTgtatcaggtatggagagtgtctcaggtatggagagtgcctcaggtatggagagtgtgcatcaggtatggagagtgtatCTGGTATGGAGAGTgtatcaggtatggagagtgtgcATCAGGTATGA
- the LOC138369997 gene encoding clumping factor A-like, whose amino-acid sequence MESASGMESASDMESASGMESASGVESDSGMESASGMERASGMESASGVESASGMESASGMESTSGTESASGMESASGMEIASGMESASGMESASGMESTSGTESASGMESASGMESASDMESASGMESASGMESASGIESASGVESASGMKSASGMESASGMESTSGVESASGMEGASGMEIASGMDSASGMESASGMESASGMESLHQV is encoded by the exons atggagagtgcctcaggtatggagagtgcatcagatatggagagtgcctcaggtatggagagtgcatcaggtgtGGAAAGTgactcaggtatggagagtgcatcaggtatggagagggcctcaggtatggagagtgcatcag gtgtggagagtgcctcaggtatggagagtgcatcaggtatggagagtacATCAGGTAcggagagtgcatcaggtatggagagtgcctcaggtatggagattgcatcaggtatggagagtgcctcaggtatggagagtgcatcaggtatggagagtacATCAGGTAcggagagtgcatcaggtatggagagtgcctcaggtatggagagtgcatcagatatggagagtgcctcag gtatggagagtgcttcAGGAatggagagtgcctcaggtatagagagtgcatcaggtgtggagagtgcatcaggaatgaagagtgcctcaggtatggagagtgcctcaggtatggagagtaCATCAGGTGTGGAGAGTGCTTCAGGTATGGAGggtgcatcaggtatggagatTGCCTCAGGTATGGATagtgcatcaggtatggagagtgcctcaggtatggagagtgcatcaggtatggagagcCTGCATCAGGTATAG
- the LOC138369995 gene encoding clumping factor A-like, translating into MESASGMESASGMESASGMESASGMESASCMESASGMESASSMESASGVESASGMEIISGMESVSGMESASGMESASGTEMASGIESASGMESASDMESASGMESASGVESASGMESASGMERASGM; encoded by the coding sequence atggagagtgcatcaggtatggagagtgcctcaggcatggagagtgcatcaggtatggagagtgcctcaGGAATGGAGAGTGCATCAtgtatggagagtgcatcaggtatggagagtgcatcaagtatggagagtgcatcaggtgtGGAGAGTGCCTCAGGGATGGAGATTatatcaggtatggagagtgtctcaggtatggagagtgcatcaggcatggagagtgcatcaggtacGGAGATGGCATCAGGTATTgagagtgcctcaggtatggagagtgcatcagatatggagagtgcctcaggtatggagagtgcatcaggtgtggaaagtgcctcaggtatggagagtgcatcaggtatggagaggGCCTCAGGAATGTAG
- the LOC138369998 gene encoding uro-adherence factor A-like — protein sequence MESASGMESASEMESVSGMESVSGMESASGMESVHQVWRVYLVWRVYQVWRVCIRYEECLRYGECIRYGECIRYGKCIRYGECIRYGECASSMESASGMESVSGMGSASGMESASSIESASGVESTSGMESA from the coding sequence atggagagtgcatcaggcATGGAGAGTGCATCAGAAATGGAGAGTgtatcaggtatggagagtgtctcaggtatggagagtgcctcaggtatggagagtgtgcatcaggtatggagagtgtatCTGGTATGGAGAGTgtatcaggtatggagagtgtgcATCAGGTATGAAGAGTGTCTCAGGTACGGAGAGTGCATTAGGTACGGAGAGTGCATCAGATATGGAAagtgcatcaggtatggagagtgtatCAGGTATGGAGAATGTGCATCAagtatggagagtgcatcaggtatggagagtgtctCAGGTATGGGgagtgcctcaggtatggagagtgcatcaaGTATAGAGAGTGCATCAGGTGTGGAGAGtacatcaggtatggagagtgcataa